One Colias croceus chromosome 28, ilColCroc2.1 DNA window includes the following coding sequences:
- the LOC123704087 gene encoding uncharacterized protein LOC123704087 translates to MGHSTCCVVNCKNNGKNSSCKFYSFPTSKWTIQQRQKWIAAVKRKNADGSPWQPKRHDTICSEHFIGGKKSDAEASPSYIPTIFPSKYRCKKIDHSQVAARYNRFMTRRYQDQQFIGKYEHNQLPIETVTKVNEREFTMMADKGCQADIYNQFKLKETTFICNRYIQNNNCDAEIQVEIPTISKIVTTNTPKTKDIGCCTTKVTYSTQSTSTSSQDFVGISSIKNDQQLLDLAGVSFKSFDILLRRMTNGKYAVSKKDRLLIFLMKFKTGLSFSALSVLFGIHRTTISRIFYHILQDLKLNN, encoded by the exons ATGGGTCATAGTACATGCTGTgtcgtaaattgtaaaaacaatgGGAAAAACAGTTCATGCAAGTTTTATTCGTTTCCAACATCAAAGTGGACAATACAGCAAAGACAAAAATGGATAGCTGCTGTGAAGAgaaaaaa tgCTGATGGGTCCCCATGGCAGCCAAAACGACATGATACAATATGCAGTGAACATTTTATTGGAGGCAAAAAGTCAGACGCAGAGGCGAGCCCTAGCTATATTCCAACAATATTCCCGTCAAAGTATCGGTGTAAGAAAATTGACCATTCTCAGGTCGCTGCCAGATATAATCGTTTTATGACACGAAGATATCAGGATCAACAATTTATTGGAAAATACGAACACAATCAGTTACCAATCGAAACAGTTACTAAAGTAAATGAAAGGGAATTTACTATGATGGCCGATAAAGGATGCCAAGCAGATATTTATAATCAGTTCAAGTTGAAagaaacaacatttatttgtaataggtacattcaaaataataactgTGATGCTGAGATCCAAGTAGAAATACCAACTATTTCCAAAATTGTCACCACAAATACTCCAAAAACTAAAGATATAGGTTGTTGCACTACTAAAGTAACATATAGTACCCAATCAACATCTACAAGTAGTCAAGATTTTGTTGGTATTTCATCAATTAAGAATGACCAACAACTACTAGATCTCGCTGGTGTGTCATTCAAaagttttgatattttattaagaagaATGACAAATGGGAAATATGCAGTTTCCAAAAAGGACcggcttttaatttttttgatgaaattcAAAACTGGACTGTCATTTTCAGCATTAAGTGTATTGTTTGGCATACATAGAACCACAATCTcaagaatattttatcatattctACAAgatctaaaattaaataattga
- the LOC123704086 gene encoding 3-hydroxy-3-methylglutaryl-coenzyme A reductase, whose translation MKVWGAHGEFCARHQWEVIVATLALLACAASVERHATGQRSERCAGWARACPGLEAEYQAADAVIMTIVRCSALLYAYYQVSNLQKIASKYLLIIAGVFSTFASFIFTSALASLFWTELASIKDAPFLFLLVADVARGARMAKAGWCAGEDQGKRVGRALSLLGPTATLDTLLAVLLVGVGGVSGVPRLEHMCTFACLALMVDYLVFVTFYPACLSLVSDFASGKKEISTDNPFMEADLKPNPVVQRVKMIMAAGLLCVHLTSRWPWARDSGMIDGSLSHNFKPSSQDNVLLHSYVKWFSVSADYIVIATLLCALIIKFVFFEETRNWVIDMNDLTVKEVVHNEKPVFTLGEDTKTDAIMQTDGYDEAEWPTLSPSSSVARMNAKKRPMAECLEIYRSEGDCTSLSDEEVIMLVEQSHIPMHRLETVLCDPVRGVRLRRKIISSRFQTESAIKSLPYLNYDYSRVMNACCENVIGFVGIPVGYAGPLVVDGKAYMIPMATTEGALVASTNRGAKAIGTRGVTSVVEDIGMTRAPAVKLPNVVRALECRQWMDNKDNYALIKEAFDSTSRFARLQEVHIGVDGATLYLRFRATTGDAMGMNMVSKGAENALKILKNFFPDMEVISLSGNYCSDKKAASINWVKGRGKRVVCETTLSAESLRTVLKSDAKTLARCNKIKNLSGSALAGSIGGNNAHAANMVTAIFIATGQDPAQNVTSSNCSTSMEVCGENRDELYVTCTMPCLEVGTVGGGTVLTGQSACLEILGVKGAGARPAENSARLASLICATVLAGELSLMAALVNSDLVKSHMRHNRSTVNVQGSANDMTLKVPKL comes from the coding sequence ATGAAGGTTTGGGGAGCACACGGGGAGTTCTGCGCGAGGCACCAATGGGAGGTGATAGTGGCCACGCTAGCTCTCCTAGCGTGCGCCGCGAGCGTGGAGCGCCACGCTACGGGCCAGCGCTCTGAACGCTGTGCCGGCTGGGCTAGAGCATGCCCTGGCTTAGAAGCAGAATACCAAGCAGCAGATGCCGTCATCATGACCATAGTTCGCTGTTCAGCTCTACTCTACGCGTATTACCAAGTCTCCAACCTGCAGAAGATCGCGTCGAAGTATTTGTTGATAATAGCCGGCGTGTTTTCGACGTTCGCTAGCTTTATTTTCACGTCCGCGTTGGCTAGTTTGTTCTGGACGGAATTGGCAAGTATCAAAGACGCGCCGTTCCTGTTTTTGTTGGTTGCGGATGTCGCTAGAGGCGCGCGTATGGCTAAAGCCGGTTGGTGTGCGGGTGAAGATCAAGGGAAAAGAGTAGGCAGGGCGCTGTCCCTGCTCGGACCGACAGCAACGTTAGATACACTTCTAGCGGTTCTCCTGGTCGGTGTTGGTGGCGTGTCTGGTGTGCCTAGACTGGAACACATGTGCACTTTCGCCTGTTTGGCCCTGATGGTCGACTATCTAGTTTTCGTCACGTTTTACCCTGCTTGCCTGTCTCTAGTGTCAGATTTTGCATCTGGCAAGAAGGAGATTTCGACTGACAACCCGTTTATGGAAGCTGATTTGAAACCTAACCCAGTGGTGCAAAGAGTTAAGATGATTATGGCGGCTGGACTGTTGTGCGTTCATCTCACGAGCCGGTGGCCTTGGGCGAGAGATAGTGGCATGATAGATGGATCTTTGAGTCACAATTTCAAACCGTCATCGCAAGATAACGTTCTGTTACACTCTTACGTAAAATGGTTTTCGGTATCTGCCGATTATATCGTGATAGCAACGCTATTATGCGCTCTGATAATCAAGTTCGTTTTCTTTGAAGAAACAAGGAATTGGGTTATCGATATGAACGATTTAACTGTAAAAGAAGTAGTGCATAACGAGAAACCCGTGTTTACACTCGGAGAAGACACTAAAACTGATGCTATAATGCAGACAGATGGTTATGATGAAGCCGAGTGGCCAACACTATCGCCCAGTTCATCAGTTGCTAGAATGAATGCTAAGAAACGACCGATGGCTGAATGTTTGGAAATATACCGTTCGGAAGGCGACTGTACGTCGTTAAGTGACGAAGAAGTCATAATGCTTGTAGAACAATCTCATATACCGATGCATAGACTGGAAACTGTATTATGCGATCCAGTACGCGGTGTGAGACTGCgcagaaaaattatttcttccAGATTCCAAACTGAATCCGCAATCAAATCGTTGCCATACTTGAACTACGATTACAGCAGAGTTATGAATGCGTGCTGCGAAAATGTTATTGGATTTGTAGGTATTCCAGTTGGTTACGCTGGTCCCTTAGTTGTTGATGGTAAAGCGTATATGATACCCATGGCAACGACTGAAGGCGCGCTTGTTGCTTCTACAAACAGAGGTGCTAAAGCGATCGGTACAAGAGGAGTGACCAGTGTTGTAGAAGATATCGGTATGACAAGAGCACCGGCTGTTAAACTTCCAAATGTCGTTCGAGCACTCGAATGCCGCCAATGGATGGACAATAAAGATAATTACGCGCTTATCAAAGAAGCGTTTGATTCGACTTCAAGGTTCGCTCGTCTTCAAGAAGTACATATAGGTGTTGATGGAGCCACTTTATATTTGAGATTCAGAGCAACCACCGGTGACGCTATGGGAATGAACATGGTATCAAAGGGCGCAGAAAACGCGCTTAAAATCCTCAAAAACTTCTTCCCAGACATGGAAGTGATCAGTCTCTCTGGTAATTACTGTTCGGATAAGAAAGCTGCATCTATTAACTGGGTCAAAGGTCGCGGTAAGCGTGTTGTTTGCGAAACGACTTTATCAGCGGAGAGCTTAAGAACGGTTTTAAAATCTGATGCAAAAACGCTAGCACGTTGTAACAAGATCAAAAATCTCTCCGGTTCAGCATTGGCTGGTTCGATCGGTGGTAATAATGCTCATGCAGCTAACATGGTCACTGCTATTTTCATTGCTACAGGACAAGATCCTGCTCAGAACGTCACGAGTAGCAATTGTTCTACAAGCATGGAAGTGTGCGGAGAGAATAGAGACGAGTTATACGTCACATGTACCATGCCTTGTCTAGAAGTTGGTACGGTCGGTGGTGGAACAGTATTGACCGGACAAAGCGCTTGCTTAGAGATTCTCGGGGTGAAAGGCGCGGGTGCCAGACCGGCAGAAAACTCGGCTAGACTAGCATCCTTGATCTGTGCGACTGTTTTAGCGGGTGAATTAAGTCTCATGGCTGCACTCGTTAATTCCGATTTGGTGAAATCACACATGCGACACAATAGATCCACAGTTAACGTGCAAGGCTCCGCAAACGATATGACATTAAAAGTGCCGAAATTATAA